The Arcobacter sp. CECT 8986 DNA window TAATACTATTAATTTTATCTGTTCTTCTGTATATTTCTAAGTTATTTGTCTTTGTAGGAGTTCCTGCAAGATTAAAAAGCCTTTTTACTCTGTTTGGATACATTACTGTAAAATAAGTTGCGATATAACTACCAAGAGAAAAACCTAAAATATTAACTTTTTCTTCTTCTAAAGTTCTATCTAAAATAGTATTTATTTCATCATAATCTTGCGTATTTGGTATATTTATATGAACAAACTCAAACTTATTTTCAAGCAAAGGAATAAACCTTTGCCATAATCTTTCATCTGTCATCAGTCCAGGTATTAAATATATTTTTTCTTTCATATCTCATCTTTAAATATTTTTTCTAAAATATCATATTTATTCTAAAAAATGACAATAACTAAACATAAAAACTCTCAAAATGCATTATAAATAATCTATAATAATATAAATTATATATTAGGAGAATTATGAATTCATTTTTAAATGAAGAGTTAAAAAACTATACTTATATTATTATTGGTTCTATTTTACTAGCACTATCTGTTAGTATATTTTTCTCACCAAATAAACTTCTTACAGGAGGAACAGCTGGTTTTGCACTTTTGCTTCATTATATTACGCCACTTAGTATTGGTAGTTTAATAATATTAATAAATATTCCACTTTTACTTATAGGTATTAAATACTTAGGTAAGATGTTTGCCATTAGAACAATAATTACTCTTATTTTAATTTCAATTTTTGTAGATTACTTTGATAAAGTTCTTGACATCCCTGCATTAGTCCATGACTCAGCACTTAGTGCAATTTTTGGAGGTATTTTAATAGGAATTGGAATTACCTTAGTTATAAAAGCAGATTCAAGTGCAGGAGGTTCTACTATTATAGCTAGAATAGTAAGTATAAAAACAGAGATAAAAGCAGGAGCAGTACTTCTTGTAATTGATTCAATGATTATCTTATCTTCACTTTTAATATTAGAAGATAAAGAAAAAATACTTTGGAGTATAGTAAGTATTTATGTTACATCAAAAGTTATTGATACTATTTTAACTGGTAGATTAGATAAAAAAGTTGTATATTTGGTTACAGATAAAACTAAAGAGTTAAAAATAAAAATAAGAGAAGAACTAGGTCCCAAAGGTACTATTATAAAAGGTGATGGACTATTTGAAGGTGAAAATAAAAAAATGATTTTAATTGTTGTTGAAGTAAATAAATTACAAAACTTAAGAAAAATGGTTAAACAAATAGACCCCGAAGGCTTTCTAATAATAACTGAAGCAACAGAGATGTTAGGAAGAGGAAACTAATAAAATAGGCATACGCCTATTTTAATCCATATCCTTGAGACATCAATACTGCAAGAAGAGGAATAATTATTAAAAATAGAAGTTCTACTCTTAAAAACATAATCATTTTTTTAGGAACATTAATAATATCTTCTTGAGTATTTTTATTTTTCAAAAAATATCTTGTAGGAAGAAGTGATATTAGAATAATCAATAAAAATAGAGTGATTTTTATATGAAAAATTGGATTTTGTGTATAAAAACTTGCATCTTTACCTACAACTAACCATAAACAAATACCTGTTACAAAAACAATCAATGCACTTACAATAAAATATATGTTAACACTACATACTCTTTTAAAATTTTCATTTGTTATTTTCTGTTTTAAAAGTAAATGTTCAAACACCAAACTACTACTAAAAAAAATAATTCCAAAAAAATGGAAATACCTAATAATTATATCTGTCAATAAAGTTCCTTAAATATTATTTTTATAAACCATTTACTATATTTATTGGTTTTTTACCATCAAGCACTCTTTTTACATTTAAAGCAGCTTTTTGTCTCATCTCAAAATAGGCTTTATCACTATAAAATGCTGCATGTGGATTTATGATAAATCTTCCATCAAGCCATTTTTCTTTAGCTTTCCAAGCATCAACTAAAAGTCCACTTTGAACAGGTTCACTTGGTAAAACATCTAAATTTACACAATTTAAATGTCCAGATTTTAAAGGTTCATAAAAAACATCTAAATCTTTTACAATAGCTCCACGTGCAGTATTTACTATTGAAGCACCTTTTTTCATTTTTGCAATAAACTTTTCATCTATCATTGCATTTGTTTCTTTATTTAAAGGGCAATTAATAGAGATAATATCGCAAGTTTCAAGAAGTTCATCTAAAGTATCAAATCTTTTTGCACCAAGCATTTTTTCTGTTCCACTTGATAAATATGGGTCATAAAAATGTGTTTGGAATCTAAGTGTATTTGCTTTTAAAATAACACTTCCACCTATTCTTCCTGCACCAATTACTCCAAGTTTATAATCACTATTTCTTTTTATATAATCTAAAGTATTTGTTTGCCAAGAACCATCTTCATAATCTCTACATAAATAATCATATCTTGAAATACCACGTGCGATATTCATAATCATAGCAATTGCAGTATCACTTACTTCTTCTGTACCATAATCAGGAGTATTTGAAGCATAAATTCCTTTTTGTTTAATATACTCTAAATCTTGAAATACATCATAACCAACACCATATCTAACCATCGCTTTTAAGTTTGGTAATTTATCTATAAAATCATTTGATATTTTTTTGTGCCAAACCAATAAAACTTCTATATCTTCATGCAATGTATCAGATATTTCATCACCTAAAACCTCTTTTTCTATATAAGGATCAGTTATTTTGTCTGTTATATATACTCTTTTCATAGTATTGTCTTCTTTTTTATTTTCTTAAATTTAAACCTTGTTTTTCATCAAGTCCTAGCATTATGTTCATACATTGTACTGCTGCACCAGATGCACCTTTTCCTA harbors:
- a CDS encoding YitT family protein is translated as MNSFLNEELKNYTYIIIGSILLALSVSIFFSPNKLLTGGTAGFALLLHYITPLSIGSLIILINIPLLLIGIKYLGKMFAIRTIITLILISIFVDYFDKVLDIPALVHDSALSAIFGGILIGIGITLVIKADSSAGGSTIIARIVSIKTEIKAGAVLLVIDSMIILSSLLILEDKEKILWSIVSIYVTSKVIDTILTGRLDKKVVYLVTDKTKELKIKIREELGPKGTIIKGDGLFEGENKKMILIVVEVNKLQNLRKMVKQIDPEGFLIITEATEMLGRGN
- a CDS encoding C-terminal binding protein yields the protein MKRVYITDKITDPYIEKEVLGDEISDTLHEDIEVLLVWHKKISNDFIDKLPNLKAMVRYGVGYDVFQDLEYIKQKGIYASNTPDYGTEEVSDTAIAMIMNIARGISRYDYLCRDYEDGSWQTNTLDYIKRNSDYKLGVIGAGRIGGSVILKANTLRFQTHFYDPYLSSGTEKMLGAKRFDTLDELLETCDIISINCPLNKETNAMIDEKFIAKMKKGASIVNTARGAIVKDLDVFYEPLKSGHLNCVNLDVLPSEPVQSGLLVDAWKAKEKWLDGRFIINPHAAFYSDKAYFEMRQKAALNVKRVLDGKKPINIVNGL
- a CDS encoding DUF2214 family protein; translated protein: MTDIIIRYFHFFGIIFFSSSLVFEHLLLKQKITNENFKRVCSVNIYFIVSALIVFVTGICLWLVVGKDASFYTQNPIFHIKITLFLLIILISLLPTRYFLKNKNTQEDIINVPKKMIMFLRVELLFLIIIPLLAVLMSQGYGLK